A window of Lytechinus pictus isolate F3 Inbred chromosome 7, Lp3.0, whole genome shotgun sequence contains these coding sequences:
- the LOC129264411 gene encoding COMM domain-containing protein 1-like, which yields MADDEATATKLFGLLNGIAKRDYLGIGDITDEYMKEELFADISNEEFTTLVTKCKSLIKNVVSIDMDFNQLEAFLTSQMKKKEGGISQVQATAFTKFWRNNRSKIHEKVVSQSIFGNTLKDVSWRIDIKSQAKHIDQINMPTAIVELKLANNSHIDKDPDHLRFEMDENQLNQVIGNLEEIEKQIIAHCQ from the exons ATGGCAGATGACGAGGCCACCGCAACAAAACTTTTTGGACTCCTGAATGGCATTGCTAAGCGAGATTATCTTGGGATAGGAGATATCACTGATGAATATATGAAAGAAGAACTATTTGCAGATATTTCTAATGAAGAATTCACGACTTTGGTCACCAAATGCAAAAGCTTGATCAAG AATGTTGTCTCAATTGACATGGATTTCAACCAGCTTGAGGCTTTCTTAACATcgcaaatgaaaaagaaagaaggtgGGATATCTCAAGTACAGGCAACAGCTTTTACAAAGTTTTGGAGAAACAACAGGtcgaaaatacatgaaaaagtggttTCACAG TCAATATTTGGAAACACGCTAAAAGATGTCAGCTGGAGAATCGATATAAAGAGCCAAGCCAAACATATAGACCAAATTAATATGCCAACTGCGATTGTAGAACTCAAACTGGCAAATAATAGTCATATAGATAAG GATCCTGATCATCTTCGGTTTGAGATGGATGAAAATCAACTCAACCAAGTTATTGGAAATTTGGAGGAGATAGAGAAACAGATCATTGCTCACTGCCAATAG
- the LOC129264409 gene encoding nucleolar and spindle-associated protein 1-like isoform X2, whose amino-acid sequence MSNLYELEVLAGMKRSELQKLAKQHGIKANMKTDGLIKALAAVVDSNLEASNKMSSEEETTCKSSASSTEDQSEVEASEEKPKSGRGRGRKQRRGRKAIKESPEKDLKKDVIAGGDNDTLSSATESDNQASSVTEDEKASPVAKKSKAKSKGRGRGRRGKQTKEEVLEEEMDLVVAPSAAAVTSSPAASGRQSRSLQRTPLVSEPTLPTPPNSGSRKVKRAIRRTTHTPQPAVVPAQTTLSSHTPEPALSSNKRSSRTTPLTATPKTTPATIKTPAEAKTRGSTGKRSASGSAGSKAKKVRRGTFDKSPAKVAVEAPKSSSSLKDEIMAEIDRKVQMQVAKSKSCIPTRAQATKKTPGKKNWSKTHHGALDKMESIDAYLERKQKRAEALSATKKQKIPAVAKPVLKPKGFDFASPKPGNKPKNFSFASPKPTKATMPTNPKSAKTVSFKVSKLKTPKKVTLPSTVAAPAVEKRKATPGVRKSISALTPRSVPRRSVGGVTPGNERKSFGGTKTPSRKSVGGFCAGDGRKSLGAAKTPSRKSVGGALTPFGKTAIATSATKPKNMFDLKASLSKPLSYKPHSGKLKPFAESKINSTNVRAPPSNVATAKTMIKKPVLKGRDARRAGNIKHRTQKRNDSFMANRGITGC is encoded by the exons atgtcgAATTTATATGAATTAGAAGTGTTAGCAGGGATGAAGCGGTCGGAGTTACAAAAATTGGCAAAACAGCATGGCATCAAAGCTAATATGAAG ACCGATGGCTTGATCAAGGCCCTGGCAGCAGTGGTAGACTCAAACTTAGAAGCAAGCAATAAAATGTCATCGGAAGaagaaactacatgtaaatcctCAGCCTCGTCCACTGAAGATCAG TCTGAAGTTGAAGCTTCTGAGGAGAAACCAAAAAGCGGACGGGGAAGAGGACGGAAGCAGAGGAGAGGACGCAAGGCTATCAAGGAATCACCAGAGAAAGATCTTAAGAAAGATGTGATTGCCGGCGGTGACAATGATACACTATCATCTGCTACAGAATCAGATAATCAG GCATCAAGTGTTACAGAGGATGAGAAGGCTTCCCCAGTCGCCAAGAAGTCTAAAGCAAAGTCgaaagggagaggaagaggCAGGCGAGGGAAGCAGACCAAGGAAGAAGTTTTAGAAGAGGAAATGGACCTAGTG GTTGCtccatcagcagcagcagtgaCATCCTCTCCAGCAGCCTCAGGAAGACAATCTAGAAGCTTACAAAGAACGCCTCTCGTCAGTGAACCAACATTACCAACACCACCAAATTCTGGCTCCAG GAAAGTCAAGAGAGCAATCAGGCGCACCACGCACACTCCTCAACCAGCAGTCGTCCCTGCTCAAACAACTCTATCTTCACATACCCCTGAACCTGCCCTGTCTTCCAACAAAAGGTCATCAAGAACAACCCCTCTCACAGCCACTCCCAAGACCACACCAGCAACCATCAAGACCCCAGCTGAAGCCAAGACCAGAGGGTCAACCGGTAAGAGATCAGCCAGTGGGTCAGCGGGGAGCAAGGCTAAGAAGGTACGGAGAGGAACATTCGACAAGTCACCGGCTAAGGTTGCCGTCGAAGCACCTAAGAGCAGCAGTTCGCTGAAGGATGAAATCATGGCTGAGATCGACAGGAAGGTCCAGATGCAGGTTGCCA AATCTAAGAGTTGTATCCCGACCAGAGCGCAAGCAACGAAGAAGACCCCGGGCAAGAAAAACTGGTCCAAGACTCATCATGGAGCTCTGGACAAGATGGAATCCATTGATGCCTACCTCGAGAGGAAACAGAAGAGAGCAGAAGCTTTATCTGCCACCAAGAAGCAAAAG ATCCCAGCTGTTGCTAAGCCTGTCCTGAAACCAAAAGGCTTTGACTTTGCCTCCCCCAAGCCAGGTAACAAGCCCAAGAACTTCAGCTTTGCTTCTCCCAAGCCCACAAAGGCAACCATGCCCACCAATCCCAAGTCGGCTAAGACAGTCTCCTTCAAGGTTTCCAAGCTTAAAACCCCAAAGAAGGTCACCCTGCCCAGTACCGTGGCTGCTCCCGCCGTCGAGAAGCGTAAGGCTACTCCTGGTGTCCGCAAGTCAATATCCGCACTGACTCCAAGATCAGTGCCGAGGAGATCGGTTGGAGGGGTGACTCCGGGCAACGAGAGGAAGTCTTTTGGAGGAACCAAGACGCCCTCAAGGAAATCAGTTGGAGGATTCTGCGCAGGAGATGGCAGGAAGTCACTTGGGGCTGCAAAGACCCCATCCAGGAAATCAGTTGGTG GTGCTTTGACTCCGTTTGGCAAGACAGCAATTGCCACATCAGCAACCAAACCCAAGAACATGTTTGACCTCAAAGCATCTCTGTCCAAGCCTCTTTCATACAAACCCCATTCAG GGAAGCTGAAACCGTTTGCCGAGAGCAAAATCAACAGCACCAACGTGAGGGCTCCTCCTTCCAATGTAGCGACTGCGAAGACGATGATTAAGAAACCCGTATTGAAGGGGCGTGATGCGAGGAGGGCGGGTAACATCAAACATCGTACTCAGAAGAGAAATGATAGCTTCATGGCTAACCGGGGTATCACTGGATGCTAG
- the LOC129264409 gene encoding nucleolar and spindle-associated protein 1-like isoform X1 — MSNLYELEVLAGMKRSELQKLAKQHGIKANMKTDGLIKALAAVVDSNLEASNKMSSEEETTCKSSASSTEDQSEVEASEEKPKSGRGRGRKQRRGRKAIKESPEKDLKKDVIAGGDNDTLSSATESDNQASSVTEDEKASPVAKKSKAKSKGRGRGRRGKQTKEEVLEEEMDLVVAPSAAAVTSSPAASGRQSRSLQRTPLVSEPTLPTPPNSGSSRKVKRAIRRTTHTPQPAVVPAQTTLSSHTPEPALSSNKRSSRTTPLTATPKTTPATIKTPAEAKTRGSTGKRSASGSAGSKAKKVRRGTFDKSPAKVAVEAPKSSSSLKDEIMAEIDRKVQMQVAKSKSCIPTRAQATKKTPGKKNWSKTHHGALDKMESIDAYLERKQKRAEALSATKKQKIPAVAKPVLKPKGFDFASPKPGNKPKNFSFASPKPTKATMPTNPKSAKTVSFKVSKLKTPKKVTLPSTVAAPAVEKRKATPGVRKSISALTPRSVPRRSVGGVTPGNERKSFGGTKTPSRKSVGGFCAGDGRKSLGAAKTPSRKSVGGALTPFGKTAIATSATKPKNMFDLKASLSKPLSYKPHSGKLKPFAESKINSTNVRAPPSNVATAKTMIKKPVLKGRDARRAGNIKHRTQKRNDSFMANRGITGC; from the exons atgtcgAATTTATATGAATTAGAAGTGTTAGCAGGGATGAAGCGGTCGGAGTTACAAAAATTGGCAAAACAGCATGGCATCAAAGCTAATATGAAG ACCGATGGCTTGATCAAGGCCCTGGCAGCAGTGGTAGACTCAAACTTAGAAGCAAGCAATAAAATGTCATCGGAAGaagaaactacatgtaaatcctCAGCCTCGTCCACTGAAGATCAG TCTGAAGTTGAAGCTTCTGAGGAGAAACCAAAAAGCGGACGGGGAAGAGGACGGAAGCAGAGGAGAGGACGCAAGGCTATCAAGGAATCACCAGAGAAAGATCTTAAGAAAGATGTGATTGCCGGCGGTGACAATGATACACTATCATCTGCTACAGAATCAGATAATCAG GCATCAAGTGTTACAGAGGATGAGAAGGCTTCCCCAGTCGCCAAGAAGTCTAAAGCAAAGTCgaaagggagaggaagaggCAGGCGAGGGAAGCAGACCAAGGAAGAAGTTTTAGAAGAGGAAATGGACCTAGTG GTTGCtccatcagcagcagcagtgaCATCCTCTCCAGCAGCCTCAGGAAGACAATCTAGAAGCTTACAAAGAACGCCTCTCGTCAGTGAACCAACATTACCAACACCACCAAATTCTGGCTCCAG CAGGAAAGTCAAGAGAGCAATCAGGCGCACCACGCACACTCCTCAACCAGCAGTCGTCCCTGCTCAAACAACTCTATCTTCACATACCCCTGAACCTGCCCTGTCTTCCAACAAAAGGTCATCAAGAACAACCCCTCTCACAGCCACTCCCAAGACCACACCAGCAACCATCAAGACCCCAGCTGAAGCCAAGACCAGAGGGTCAACCGGTAAGAGATCAGCCAGTGGGTCAGCGGGGAGCAAGGCTAAGAAGGTACGGAGAGGAACATTCGACAAGTCACCGGCTAAGGTTGCCGTCGAAGCACCTAAGAGCAGCAGTTCGCTGAAGGATGAAATCATGGCTGAGATCGACAGGAAGGTCCAGATGCAGGTTGCCA AATCTAAGAGTTGTATCCCGACCAGAGCGCAAGCAACGAAGAAGACCCCGGGCAAGAAAAACTGGTCCAAGACTCATCATGGAGCTCTGGACAAGATGGAATCCATTGATGCCTACCTCGAGAGGAAACAGAAGAGAGCAGAAGCTTTATCTGCCACCAAGAAGCAAAAG ATCCCAGCTGTTGCTAAGCCTGTCCTGAAACCAAAAGGCTTTGACTTTGCCTCCCCCAAGCCAGGTAACAAGCCCAAGAACTTCAGCTTTGCTTCTCCCAAGCCCACAAAGGCAACCATGCCCACCAATCCCAAGTCGGCTAAGACAGTCTCCTTCAAGGTTTCCAAGCTTAAAACCCCAAAGAAGGTCACCCTGCCCAGTACCGTGGCTGCTCCCGCCGTCGAGAAGCGTAAGGCTACTCCTGGTGTCCGCAAGTCAATATCCGCACTGACTCCAAGATCAGTGCCGAGGAGATCGGTTGGAGGGGTGACTCCGGGCAACGAGAGGAAGTCTTTTGGAGGAACCAAGACGCCCTCAAGGAAATCAGTTGGAGGATTCTGCGCAGGAGATGGCAGGAAGTCACTTGGGGCTGCAAAGACCCCATCCAGGAAATCAGTTGGTG GTGCTTTGACTCCGTTTGGCAAGACAGCAATTGCCACATCAGCAACCAAACCCAAGAACATGTTTGACCTCAAAGCATCTCTGTCCAAGCCTCTTTCATACAAACCCCATTCAG GGAAGCTGAAACCGTTTGCCGAGAGCAAAATCAACAGCACCAACGTGAGGGCTCCTCCTTCCAATGTAGCGACTGCGAAGACGATGATTAAGAAACCCGTATTGAAGGGGCGTGATGCGAGGAGGGCGGGTAACATCAAACATCGTACTCAGAAGAGAAATGATAGCTTCATGGCTAACCGGGGTATCACTGGATGCTAG